One genomic region from Apodemus sylvaticus chromosome 1, mApoSyl1.1, whole genome shotgun sequence encodes:
- the Rfk gene encoding riboflavin kinase: MRSLPFFCRGQVVRGFGRGSKQLGIPTANFPEQVVDNLPADVSTGIYYGWASVGSGDVHKMVVSIGWNPYYKNVKKSMETHIIHTFKEDFYGEILNVAIVGYLRPEKNFDSLESLISAIQGDIEEAKKQLDLPEHLKLKDDNFFQVSKGKIMNGH; the protein is encoded by the exons ATGAGGAGCCTGCCGTTCTTCTGCCGCGGCCAGGTGGTGCGTGGCTTCGGCCGCGGCTCCAAGCAACTGGGCATCCCCACAG CCAATTTTCCTGAACAAGTAGTGGACAATCTTCCAGCTGATGTGTCCACTGGCATTTATTACGGCTGGGCCAGCGTTGGAAGTGGAGATGTCCATAAAATGGTGGTGAGCATAGGATGGAACCCATACTACAAGAATGTGAAGAAGTCCATG GAAACCCACATCAtccataccttcaaagaagacttctATGGGGAAATTCTCAATGTGGCCATTGTTGGCTACCTCAGACCTGAAAAGAACTTTGATTCTTTAG agTCACTTATTTCTGCGATTCAAGGTGATATTGAAGAAGCTAAAAAACAACTGGATTTACCAGAACATTTGAAACTCAAAGATGACAATTTCTTCCAAGTTTCCAAAGGCAAAATTATGAATGGCCACTGA